A region of Vibrio porteresiae DSM 19223 DNA encodes the following proteins:
- the csm6 gene encoding CRISPR-associated ring nuclease Csm6, whose amino-acid sequence MKPVLLAITGASPQVLTETVYALSVQGKTLPEVIHVITTADAKALLVKGLFVDGEWANLVRDYQLPPIEFDESHIHVISDAKGNELVDAKGEEDQSIMADYITRMVATLTSDTEIAIHASIAGGRKTMAFYLGYAMSLFGREQDTLSHVFVNECFEFVPTFFYPTPDDHWIEGRAGQGKINAKEAQVTLAEIPFVRMRNHFDSKLLSHLDDASFSKTVALMNKAQDTLNITINLKERSLAVAGITIKLSPKLLALYLFMLFQPARRVKLSTQFVKETQHTKHYLDYFYQMRGDVRVYTTFGILDEGDFIRREFADLKPLSAKFMQEVRTQLHNKLAEKLPNELVEKIKIHSDGVKGGSTYHIEPDINIHYDYLHTSEFAPAS is encoded by the coding sequence ATGAAACCTGTGCTTCTTGCCATTACTGGCGCCAGTCCCCAAGTATTAACCGAAACGGTTTATGCATTAAGTGTCCAAGGTAAAACGTTACCTGAAGTTATCCATGTCATCACCACTGCCGATGCGAAAGCATTACTGGTCAAAGGGCTGTTTGTGGATGGCGAGTGGGCTAATCTCGTGCGCGATTATCAATTGCCACCCATCGAGTTTGATGAATCGCATATCCATGTGATCAGTGATGCCAAGGGGAATGAACTCGTTGATGCAAAAGGGGAAGAAGATCAGAGTATCATGGCTGACTACATTACCCGTATGGTGGCAACGTTAACCAGCGATACCGAAATCGCCATTCATGCCTCCATAGCGGGCGGGCGTAAAACCATGGCATTTTATTTGGGCTATGCGATGTCGCTGTTTGGGCGTGAGCAAGACACGCTCAGCCACGTGTTCGTCAACGAATGCTTTGAATTTGTGCCTACATTTTTCTATCCCACTCCAGACGATCACTGGATCGAAGGAAGGGCAGGACAAGGAAAAATTAACGCGAAAGAAGCGCAAGTTACTCTGGCTGAAATTCCTTTTGTGCGTATGCGTAACCATTTTGACAGCAAGTTACTGTCGCACCTTGATGATGCCTCATTTTCTAAAACCGTGGCGTTAATGAACAAGGCGCAAGATACTTTAAATATCACCATCAACTTAAAAGAGCGCTCGTTGGCGGTGGCAGGGATCACCATTAAATTGTCACCTAAGTTACTGGCGCTGTATCTGTTTATGTTGTTTCAACCCGCTCGTCGAGTAAAACTCAGTACTCAGTTTGTCAAAGAGACACAACACACCAAACATTACCTTGATTACTTTTACCAGATGCGCGGCGATGTGCGGGTCTACACTACCTTTGGCATTTTGGATGAGGGCGATTTCATCCGCCGTGAATTTGCAGATTTAAAACCGCTGTCGGCTAAGTTTATGCAAGAAGTCCGCACCCAACTGCATAATAAGTTGGCAGAAAAGCTGCCCAATGAATTAGTAGAGAAGATCAAAATTCACTCTGATGGCGTAAAAGGTGGCAGCACTTACCACATTGAACCTGACATCAATATTCATTATGACTATTTACACACCTCGGAATTTGCCCCAGCAAGTTAA
- a CDS encoding DUF3696 domain-containing protein encodes MMRIKTLSLTNFRAFQDTQVIEFAPVTLLFGSNSVGKSTVVTALCYLHQLLSLGDCEPRRLLLSGNKFIGGFAHLVNGKDLNKKMRLKVEFDVTSAEELHCYVDSLFYLQQNPTIANDALWQECQPLLNSVAKQATSMAVEVEVSWCQQHHMAYVSQCRTWMNGHELTTLQAAQAGTQAIVSQICLIHPLLNVSAEQASCLHERLGLTQQEHVVIESQQGALPVLGQRINSLISCPDGLLKRRVEEVISDCVVAPLDNLAQLLSRLINIGPLRQIPDSTYTAGKFIQQSDWYSGKAGWDRLYQSNQHEIAQVNKWLGGKDQFDLGYAFVFKKVFKQVQYANDPDLFSRYTYQQIEGEQGDIALDKVVSFQHSEKEAITLWDLVNDLEVAASDIGAGISQVLPLVMSSVSAQSSLICCEQPELHIHPRAQVALGDLLTQNDERNHYLIETHSEHLVLRLLRRIRETTEQRLPEYMQDVSPDDISIMYLQGTEQGVIAKRTRITSDGDLDCDWPEGFFDERDEELF; translated from the coding sequence ATGATGAGAATCAAAACCCTTTCGCTAACCAATTTTCGCGCATTTCAAGACACGCAAGTGATTGAATTTGCACCAGTGACTCTTCTGTTTGGTTCTAATAGTGTGGGCAAAAGTACCGTGGTCACCGCACTTTGCTATCTACACCAACTCTTGTCGCTTGGCGATTGTGAGCCCCGTCGCTTACTTCTTTCGGGAAATAAGTTCATTGGTGGCTTTGCTCATTTGGTGAATGGCAAAGATCTCAATAAAAAGATGCGCCTGAAAGTGGAATTTGATGTGACTTCTGCAGAGGAGCTGCATTGTTATGTCGATAGCTTGTTCTATTTGCAGCAGAACCCAACGATTGCAAATGACGCTTTATGGCAGGAGTGTCAACCGCTGCTCAATAGCGTGGCAAAACAAGCGACTTCTATGGCGGTTGAAGTGGAAGTGTCATGGTGTCAACAGCATCACATGGCCTATGTGTCCCAGTGCCGTACTTGGATGAATGGGCATGAGCTGACGACGTTGCAAGCAGCACAAGCGGGTACACAAGCTATCGTTAGCCAAATTTGTTTGATTCATCCGCTCCTAAATGTGTCAGCCGAGCAGGCAAGTTGTCTTCATGAACGATTAGGTCTTACACAACAAGAGCACGTTGTGATCGAATCCCAACAAGGCGCCTTACCAGTGTTGGGGCAGCGAATTAACTCGCTGATTTCATGCCCAGATGGGCTGTTGAAACGACGAGTCGAGGAGGTCATCAGCGATTGTGTGGTGGCGCCATTGGATAATTTAGCTCAGCTTTTGTCTCGTCTGATCAATATTGGACCACTGCGCCAAATTCCCGATTCGACATACACCGCTGGCAAATTCATTCAGCAAAGTGACTGGTACTCAGGTAAAGCGGGTTGGGATCGTCTCTATCAATCGAATCAACATGAGATCGCGCAAGTCAACAAGTGGCTTGGGGGAAAAGATCAATTCGATCTTGGCTATGCCTTTGTATTTAAAAAAGTATTCAAACAAGTTCAATACGCAAATGATCCCGATCTTTTCAGTCGCTATACCTATCAACAGATAGAAGGTGAACAAGGCGATATCGCTTTAGATAAAGTGGTGTCGTTCCAACATAGCGAGAAAGAAGCGATCACCCTGTGGGACTTAGTGAACGATTTGGAAGTAGCGGCATCGGACATAGGGGCAGGTATTTCTCAAGTGCTGCCTCTGGTCATGTCTTCCGTATCGGCTCAATCGAGTTTGATTTGTTGTGAGCAACCTGAACTGCATATTCATCCGCGCGCTCAAGTCGCCCTTGGCGATCTGCTGACGCAAAATGACGAGCGTAATCACTACTTGATTGAAACTCACAGTGAGCACTTGGTGCTGCGGTTACTGCGCCGCATCCGTGAAACAACGGAACAGCGTTTGCCGGAATATATGCAAGATGTCTCGCCAGATGATATCTCGATTATGTATTTACAAGGTACTGAACAGGGCGTTATCGCCAAGCGAACCAGGATAACCAGTGATGGTGACCTTGATTGCGATTGGCCTGAAGGCTTCTTTGACGAAAGGGATGAGGAGCTGTTCTGA
- a CDS encoding MFS transporter produces MGLMFGSKKGKAAPTPRQALIASASGYAMDGFDLLILGFILPLIVQSLGLNAQQAGSLITWTLFGAVAGGMIFGQLADRFGRIRMLSLSILIFSVFTGLCAAAQGYWDLLAYRTLAGFGLGGEFGIGMSLVAEVWSAKQRNRVSSYVGLGWQAGVLAAALLTPLLVPHIGWRGMFLVGLIPALSAFAIRHNMGEPDAFVKSDTVHVSYWARFASLFSDKQTSMASIGVIVLTSVQNFGYYGIMIWMPSYLSKQHGLSLTQSGAWTAFTVVGMTFGIWLFGQLADRFGRWKIFLVYQTGAAVMVYFYAQLSDVQTMLIAGAVMGLFVNGMMGGYGALISDLYPVEMRATAQNVLFNIGRGVGGFGPFVVGTIALASSFHTAIALLASIYLLAMLATLFLLPKSASEVEAETVA; encoded by the coding sequence ATGGGATTGATGTTTGGGTCAAAAAAAGGCAAAGCAGCCCCAACACCGCGGCAGGCATTGATTGCCAGTGCCAGTGGTTATGCAATGGATGGATTTGATTTATTGATCTTGGGTTTTATCTTGCCTTTGATTGTGCAAAGTTTAGGGTTGAACGCACAGCAAGCGGGCTCACTGATTACGTGGACACTGTTTGGTGCAGTGGCGGGTGGCATGATCTTTGGTCAATTGGCGGATCGCTTTGGGCGCATTCGTATGTTGAGCTTAAGTATTCTGATTTTTTCCGTATTTACGGGTCTGTGCGCCGCAGCGCAAGGATATTGGGATTTATTGGCTTATCGCACTTTGGCTGGATTTGGTCTAGGCGGTGAGTTTGGTATTGGCATGAGCCTTGTTGCCGAAGTGTGGTCTGCTAAGCAACGTAACCGTGTCTCTTCTTATGTCGGTCTTGGTTGGCAAGCCGGTGTTTTAGCCGCTGCACTTTTAACACCTCTTTTAGTGCCTCATATTGGTTGGCGCGGCATGTTCCTAGTGGGTTTGATTCCAGCCCTGAGTGCGTTTGCTATTCGCCATAATATGGGTGAGCCAGATGCCTTTGTAAAAAGTGATACGGTACATGTCTCTTACTGGGCACGTTTTGCTTCTTTATTTAGTGACAAGCAGACATCCATGGCGAGCATTGGCGTTATTGTGCTCACATCAGTACAAAACTTTGGTTACTACGGCATTATGATCTGGATGCCGAGCTATTTGAGTAAGCAGCATGGATTGAGTCTCACTCAATCGGGCGCTTGGACGGCGTTTACTGTGGTTGGGATGACCTTTGGTATTTGGTTGTTTGGTCAACTTGCTGACCGTTTTGGTCGTTGGAAGATTTTCCTTGTCTACCAAACCGGAGCTGCAGTGATGGTCTATTTTTATGCACAATTAAGTGACGTGCAAACCATGCTAATTGCCGGTGCGGTAATGGGGCTTTTTGTGAATGGCATGATGGGGGGCTACGGCGCCTTGATCTCCGATCTTTATCCCGTGGAAATGCGCGCAACGGCGCAAAATGTGCTGTTTAATATCGGTCGTGGTGTCGGTGGTTTTGGGCCATTTGTGGTCGGTACGATTGCATTGGCTTCATCGTTTCATACCGCTATTGCACTTTTGGCCTCAATTTATCTATTAGCCATGTTGGCGACCCTGTTTTTGCTACCCAAATCGGCAAGTGAAGTCGAAGCGGAAACAGTGGCTTAA
- the ylqF gene encoding ribosome biogenesis GTPase YlqF, with product MISNKIQWFPGHMHKARKEIEEVIPQIDVIIEVLDARIPFSSENPLISQLRGDKPVVKVLNKRDLADPEATQLWIDHLEKEQGVKAMAITTSQPQEVHKILDLCRKLAPNREEIGKNIRTMIMGIPNVGKSTIINTLAGRAIAQTGNQPAVTRQQQRINLQNGIVLSDTPGILWPKVENPHSGFRLAATGAIKDTAMEYDEVAFYTVEFLAEYYRERLMERYQIEEAPASDVEWMEEIGRKRGALRSGGRVDLHKASEILLHELRQGVLGQITLERPEMITDELIQVEQDEAIKAEEKAKRKEERRKRYLRNKR from the coding sequence ATGATTAGCAATAAAATCCAATGGTTTCCGGGCCACATGCACAAAGCCCGTAAAGAGATCGAAGAAGTCATTCCACAAATCGATGTCATTATTGAAGTCTTGGATGCGCGTATTCCGTTTAGTAGTGAGAACCCTCTGATTTCACAACTGCGCGGTGATAAACCGGTCGTTAAAGTGCTCAATAAGCGTGACCTTGCCGATCCTGAAGCCACGCAACTGTGGATTGATCATTTAGAGAAAGAGCAAGGGGTTAAGGCGATGGCGATCACGACATCGCAGCCGCAAGAAGTGCATAAGATCCTCGATCTGTGTCGTAAGCTTGCACCTAATCGCGAAGAGATCGGCAAAAACATTCGCACCATGATCATGGGCATTCCTAACGTTGGGAAATCGACCATCATCAACACATTAGCTGGCCGTGCTATTGCGCAAACCGGTAACCAACCAGCCGTCACACGCCAACAACAACGCATCAACCTACAAAACGGTATCGTGTTATCAGACACCCCGGGAATTTTATGGCCTAAAGTAGAAAACCCGCACAGCGGTTTTCGTTTAGCCGCAACGGGAGCGATTAAAGACACGGCGATGGAATACGACGAAGTGGCATTTTATACCGTTGAATTTCTTGCTGAATACTACCGTGAACGGTTGATGGAACGTTATCAAATTGAAGAAGCCCCGGCATCCGATGTTGAATGGATGGAAGAGATTGGTCGTAAGCGCGGTGCACTGCGCTCCGGTGGTCGCGTCGATCTGCATAAAGCCTCTGAAATTCTCCTGCATGAGCTGCGTCAGGGTGTGCTGGGTCAGATCACCTTAGAGCGTCCTGAGATGATCACCGATGAACTGATTCAGGTAGAACAAGACGAAGCAATCAAAGCGGAAGAGAAAGCCAAACGCAAAGAAGAGCGTCGTAAACGTTATTTGCGTAATAAGCGTTAA
- a CDS encoding CobW family GTP-binding protein yields MTKKIPTNIITGFLGVGKTTTILNLLKHKPDDEKWAVLVNEFGEIGIDGAMMSDQGAVIKEVQGGCMCCSAGVPMSVAITALLRQKPDRLLIEPTGLGHPKEVVATLISDQYAPYVDLKATITLVDPRNLRNSKYTENRNFNDQLACGDVIAATKIDLSTEEDLDAFSAWIAAQQPAKLAALQLLNGNLDYTVLDIARESDGASGHIEAHHHEHASQEPQFELAPGDAFLRRENRGQGYFSCGWLFGAEYRFQFDDLFSLFSDLTAERIKAVVNTERGCYAFNVADGVVSVFEMSLEGFESRIEVIDSQLMPWDELEKILLKLSGILVPFQWTLKTPTSDK; encoded by the coding sequence ATGACTAAAAAAATTCCAACCAACATTATCACTGGTTTTTTAGGCGTAGGTAAAACAACAACCATACTTAACCTACTCAAACATAAACCCGATGATGAAAAATGGGCCGTGCTGGTCAACGAATTTGGTGAAATCGGTATTGACGGTGCCATGATGTCAGATCAGGGAGCTGTGATTAAAGAAGTGCAGGGTGGCTGTATGTGCTGTTCTGCGGGTGTGCCGATGTCCGTCGCCATCACCGCTTTATTGCGTCAAAAACCGGATCGTCTGCTGATTGAACCGACTGGATTAGGCCACCCCAAAGAAGTGGTGGCAACGCTGATCTCCGATCAATACGCTCCTTACGTGGATCTGAAAGCAACGATCACCTTGGTGGACCCACGTAATTTGCGTAACAGCAAGTACACAGAAAATCGCAACTTTAATGATCAACTTGCGTGCGGTGATGTGATTGCTGCAACCAAGATCGATCTTTCCACAGAAGAAGATTTGGATGCGTTCAGTGCTTGGATTGCTGCGCAGCAACCGGCCAAATTGGCAGCACTTCAATTGCTTAACGGTAACCTAGATTATACGGTGCTGGATATCGCACGTGAGTCTGACGGTGCATCGGGTCATATTGAAGCGCATCACCATGAACACGCAAGCCAAGAACCACAATTTGAACTTGCTCCTGGGGATGCGTTCCTACGCCGCGAAAACCGTGGGCAAGGCTATTTTAGCTGCGGTTGGTTATTTGGCGCAGAATATCGTTTTCAGTTTGATGACCTGTTCTCACTGTTTAGTGATCTGACCGCTGAGCGTATCAAGGCGGTTGTCAATACAGAGCGCGGCTGTTACGCCTTTAACGTCGCCGACGGTGTGGTGTCGGTGTTCGAAATGAGCCTAGAAGGGTTTGAATCGCGGATTGAAGTGATTGATTCCCAGTTAATGCCTTGGGATGAATTGGAAAAAATTCTGCTTAAACTGTCTGGCATTCTCGTTCCATTCCAATGGACGCTTAAAACGCCAACCTCAGATAAGTAA
- the clcA gene encoding H(+)/Cl(-) exchange transporter ClcA — MTAREKLTHSLLSKVPKDTINQFLSIDKAPLSVLLMSVMVGVLSGFVGTYFEHAVSLVSESRTQWLSNHLANFLPLGLAAFIISALLAVIGYYLVHRFCPEAAGSGIPEIEGAMDGMRPVRWWRVLPVKFFGGMGALGSGMVLGREGPTVQMGGAIGRMVSDIFRVKNEDTRHSLLAAGAAGGLSAAFNAPLAGIMFVVEEMRPQFRYTLISIKAVIISSVTSNIIFRMINGQAAVIKMPQYHAPELVSLGLFLLLGILFGIFGVVFNNLVTRAQDFFAKLHRNDRKRYLLIGGFIGGCFGLTLLYIPELTGGGISLIPTITNGGYAAGILLLLFLGRIFTTLCCFGSGAPGGIFAPMLALGTLFGYAFGLIAHSFFPGLDIEPGMFAIAGMGALFAATVRAPVTGILLVIEMTNNYYLILPLIITCLGAVIFAQMLGGQPIYSQLLHRTLKKEKLQQQDLPQQDSAATQAPVTPAQ, encoded by the coding sequence ATGACCGCCAGAGAGAAATTAACACATAGTTTACTTTCTAAAGTTCCCAAAGATACCATTAACCAATTTCTCTCTATCGATAAAGCTCCGCTTTCTGTCCTGCTGATGTCAGTGATGGTCGGTGTATTGTCCGGTTTTGTAGGGACCTATTTTGAGCATGCGGTGAGCCTTGTATCAGAAAGCCGCACTCAATGGTTATCAAACCACTTAGCTAATTTTCTGCCTTTAGGTCTCGCTGCTTTTATTATCAGTGCCCTCTTGGCTGTCATTGGTTATTACTTGGTACACCGTTTCTGTCCTGAAGCAGCTGGTTCTGGTATTCCAGAAATCGAAGGGGCAATGGATGGTATGCGTCCAGTGCGCTGGTGGCGTGTATTGCCAGTGAAATTTTTCGGCGGGATGGGTGCACTAGGTTCGGGGATGGTTCTGGGCCGTGAAGGTCCAACTGTTCAGATGGGCGGTGCGATTGGACGTATGGTGTCAGATATCTTCCGCGTGAAAAACGAGGATACTCGTCACTCTTTATTGGCAGCGGGTGCAGCTGGCGGTCTATCTGCTGCATTTAATGCGCCTTTAGCGGGTATCATGTTTGTGGTTGAAGAGATGCGTCCTCAATTTCGCTATACGCTCATATCAATCAAGGCCGTCATTATCTCTTCTGTGACTTCCAATATTATTTTTCGCATGATCAATGGCCAAGCGGCTGTGATTAAAATGCCGCAGTACCACGCACCCGAACTTGTCTCTTTGGGTTTATTCCTGTTACTGGGGATCTTGTTTGGTATCTTCGGGGTTGTTTTTAATAACCTAGTGACTCGTGCTCAAGACTTCTTCGCTAAATTGCACCGCAATGACCGTAAACGTTATTTGCTGATTGGTGGTTTCATCGGTGGCTGTTTTGGTCTAACGCTACTTTACATTCCAGAGTTAACGGGTGGCGGTATTTCTCTGATTCCAACCATCACCAACGGTGGTTATGCTGCTGGCATTCTATTACTGCTATTTTTAGGTCGTATTTTTACCACTTTGTGTTGTTTTGGTTCTGGCGCGCCTGGCGGTATCTTCGCCCCAATGTTGGCGCTCGGTACGCTATTTGGCTACGCTTTCGGCCTTATTGCACACAGTTTCTTCCCAGGACTTGATATTGAACCAGGCATGTTTGCTATCGCAGGTATGGGCGCTTTATTTGCCGCAACCGTGCGTGCACCAGTGACCGGCATTTTGCTGGTAATTGAAATGACCAATAACTACTACTTGATTCTACCGTTGATCATTACTTGTCTAGGTGCAGTGATCTTCGCGCAGATGCTTGGCGGACAACCTATCTACAGCCAATTGCTACACCGTACTTTGAAGAAAGAAAAATTGCAGCAACAAGATTTGCCACAGCAAGATTCAGCGGCAACTCAAGCGCCGGTGACGCCTGCGCAATAA
- the glpT gene encoding glycerol-3-phosphate transporter — protein sequence MYSIFKPKAHIARLPIDKIDPTYKRLRWQLFFGIFFGYAGYYLVRKNFSLAMPFLIEQGFTRGELGVALSAVSIAYGLSKFLMGSVSDRSNPRYFLSVGLLMSALVMFCFGFMPWTTSSVGIMFVLLFLNGWFQGMGWPACGRTMVHWWSRKERGSLVSVWNVAHNIGGGLIGPIFLLGLWLFNDDWHTAFYVPAFFAVIVALFIWLTLRDTPQSCGLPSIEEYKEDYPDNYSPENEKEISTKDIFVKYILNNKLLWSIAVANAFVYLIRYGVLDWAPTYLSEAKSFTVDKSSWAYFLYEWAGIPGTLLCGWISDKWFKGRRAPAGILFMVLVTLAVLVYWFNPVGNPGIDMAALVAIGFLIYGPVMLIGLYALELAPKKAAGTAAGLTGLFGYLGGAVAANAILGYTVDHFGWNGGFTLLTASCIMAIFLFAYAYFGEKKHHEQKLTDAKTVS from the coding sequence ATGTACAGTATTTTCAAACCTAAGGCTCACATAGCGCGTCTACCAATAGACAAAATTGATCCCACTTATAAAAGGCTCAGGTGGCAATTATTTTTTGGGATTTTCTTTGGTTATGCGGGATATTACCTTGTACGTAAAAATTTTAGTCTCGCAATGCCCTTTCTTATTGAACAAGGCTTTACTCGAGGAGAATTAGGCGTTGCTCTCTCTGCTGTCTCAATCGCTTATGGCTTATCAAAATTCTTGATGGGCAGTGTCTCCGATCGTTCTAACCCCCGATATTTTTTGAGCGTTGGCCTACTAATGTCTGCACTGGTGATGTTCTGCTTTGGCTTTATGCCATGGACAACGAGCAGTGTCGGTATTATGTTTGTGCTGCTTTTTCTCAATGGTTGGTTTCAAGGAATGGGATGGCCAGCGTGTGGCAGAACTATGGTTCACTGGTGGTCTCGCAAAGAGCGCGGCAGTTTAGTCTCTGTATGGAACGTTGCCCACAATATCGGTGGTGGCTTAATAGGTCCGATTTTCTTACTGGGACTGTGGCTATTTAATGATGACTGGCATACCGCATTTTATGTCCCCGCTTTCTTTGCCGTTATCGTCGCACTGTTTATTTGGCTGACATTACGCGATACACCTCAATCGTGCGGATTACCTTCCATTGAAGAGTACAAAGAGGATTATCCTGATAATTACAGTCCAGAAAATGAAAAGGAAATTTCGACCAAAGACATTTTTGTTAAATACATACTCAATAACAAATTGCTATGGTCAATTGCAGTCGCTAATGCGTTTGTCTATTTAATTCGCTATGGCGTTCTCGATTGGGCACCCACTTATCTGTCGGAAGCAAAAAGCTTTACTGTTGATAAATCCTCATGGGCTTATTTCTTATATGAATGGGCGGGGATTCCTGGGACGCTGCTATGTGGGTGGATTTCAGATAAATGGTTCAAAGGCCGTCGAGCCCCCGCAGGCATTTTATTTATGGTGCTCGTTACGTTAGCGGTGTTGGTTTACTGGTTTAACCCCGTAGGAAACCCTGGTATCGACATGGCAGCTTTGGTCGCCATTGGATTTTTGATCTATGGACCAGTCATGCTGATTGGATTATATGCTTTGGAGCTAGCACCGAAAAAAGCCGCGGGCACTGCCGCTGGCTTAACCGGTCTTTTCGGTTATCTTGGTGGCGCTGTTGCTGCAAATGCTATTTTGGGTTACACCGTGGATCATTTCGGTTGGAATGGCGGTTTTACGCTACTAACCGCTTCCTGCATCATGGCGATTTTCTTGTTCGCTTACGCCTATTTTGGAGAAAAGAAACATCACGAACAAAAACTCACTGATGCTAAAACGGTAAGTTAA
- a CDS encoding ATP-binding response regulator, producing MDVIKKVYQYAEPNLTIVGWLGAIGYPLYFILWEYIFPQPYESLPLRIIAGGLFVGMALRERMPKHWQPRLPYFYFATCLLCLPFFFGYLLLMNEWSTVWAMSFMAQIFLHILLVNEPKVMIFQSITGVCLAYLAVYVFDGQPQHLEVQWVYLPIFVFTYVFGNLFNFRNRITHEAKVSIARSFGAGIAHEMRNPFSALKSSIDLLKTMVPEDRGDKTTSTVISANEVAIVNEILTNASEVIRAGNETIDLLLTSIDQNRIAAKTFKKYDATTVVQRSLDSFAYKRPEDRKAVSYHVSHDFEFFGSDTLLQFTLYNLLKNAFYYQNSEHFHINIELKRQGNMNVITVRDNGVGIESHLLEEVFKDFYTFGKKHGYGLGLPFCRKVMKSFGGNIYCSSVFGEWTEFTLCFPPYDSDKIELMKSELLRSKNVLYVGRPGLFTRVLEQQAFYKQFHLHVASLQELLLDVRNDFESDLVIVDLEQIGIEWDKLELFNSRLNFGQSKIAYLYDSNHFYPIDISSKANVFPLEYRVLQLDTDHIIDLLLFDSKETITAQTLAIANEMYEEHEQEEPIVDAGSKRVLIVDDNHSLRAITVLLLRKMGFDVLEARDGKHAIEVLDRNDVDLVLMDIEMPIMDGLEATQAIRLSNKRYRQVPIVGYTGDNSLKTIHDVHAAGMDDHMTKPAEKEVLLNTILRWA from the coding sequence ATGGACGTAATCAAAAAAGTGTATCAGTATGCGGAGCCCAATTTAACCATTGTGGGATGGCTCGGAGCCATCGGATATCCGCTCTATTTCATCTTGTGGGAATACATTTTCCCGCAACCTTACGAATCATTACCTTTGCGTATTATTGCAGGGGGACTTTTCGTTGGGATGGCGCTGCGTGAAAGGATGCCTAAGCATTGGCAGCCTCGCTTACCTTATTTCTATTTTGCTACCTGCTTGCTCTGTTTACCGTTCTTTTTTGGTTACTTGTTACTGATGAATGAGTGGTCGACCGTTTGGGCCATGTCTTTTATGGCGCAAATCTTTTTACATATCTTGCTGGTTAATGAACCTAAAGTCATGATCTTCCAGTCGATTACGGGAGTCTGTTTAGCCTACCTCGCCGTGTATGTGTTTGATGGTCAGCCGCAGCATCTTGAAGTGCAGTGGGTCTATCTGCCTATTTTTGTTTTCACTTATGTGTTTGGTAATTTATTCAACTTTCGTAACCGTATTACCCATGAAGCGAAAGTGTCGATTGCGCGCTCTTTTGGTGCTGGTATCGCCCATGAAATGCGTAATCCTTTCAGTGCGCTAAAATCGTCGATTGATTTGCTCAAAACCATGGTACCAGAGGATCGTGGTGACAAAACCACATCAACGGTGATTTCGGCCAATGAAGTGGCGATAGTCAATGAGATACTCACTAATGCCAGTGAAGTCATTCGCGCGGGTAATGAAACGATTGATCTATTGCTGACCTCTATCGATCAAAACCGCATTGCGGCTAAAACCTTTAAAAAATACGATGCAACAACGGTGGTGCAGCGTAGCCTTGATTCTTTTGCTTATAAACGGCCGGAAGATCGCAAGGCAGTAAGTTATCATGTCAGCCATGATTTTGAGTTCTTTGGCAGTGACACCTTGCTGCAATTTACCCTCTATAACCTCCTCAAAAACGCGTTTTATTACCAAAATAGCGAACATTTTCACATCAATATTGAGCTCAAACGCCAAGGCAATATGAATGTGATTACCGTGCGCGATAATGGTGTAGGGATTGAGTCACACTTGCTCGAAGAAGTGTTTAAAGACTTCTACACCTTCGGTAAAAAACACGGTTATGGGCTTGGTTTACCATTTTGTCGCAAGGTGATGAAATCCTTCGGTGGCAATATTTACTGTAGCTCGGTGTTTGGAGAGTGGACTGAGTTTACGCTCTGTTTTCCTCCTTATGACTCAGACAAAATTGAGTTGATGAAAAGTGAACTGCTGCGATCCAAAAATGTGTTGTACGTTGGTCGTCCCGGCTTATTTACTCGCGTATTAGAACAACAAGCCTTTTATAAACAGTTTCATTTGCATGTGGCATCGCTACAAGAACTGTTACTTGATGTTCGCAATGATTTTGAAAGCGATTTAGTGATTGTTGATCTCGAGCAGATTGGTATTGAATGGGACAAGCTTGAGCTATTCAATTCGCGACTTAATTTCGGCCAGAGCAAAATCGCTTATCTTTATGACAGCAATCATTTTTACCCGATTGATATCTCTTCGAAGGCCAATGTTTTTCCCCTAGAGTATCGCGTATTACAACTCGATACTGACCATATTATTGACCTGCTACTGTTTGATTCAAAAGAAACCATCACGGCACAAACGCTCGCGATTGCCAATGAGATGTATGAGGAACACGAGCAAGAAGAGCCGATAGTGGATGCTGGTTCGAAACGGGTGTTGATTGTGGATGACAACCACTCGTTGCGAGCGATTACGGTGCTGTTACTGCGAAAAATGGGCTTTGATGTGTTGGAAGCGCGCGATGGTAAACATGCCATTGAAGTGTTGGATCGTAACGATGTCGACCTTGTACTAATGGACATTGAGATGCCGATTATGGATGGTTTAGAAGCAACGCAAGCGATTCGTCTGTCCAATAAGCGCTACCGCCAAGTTCCTATTGTTGGTTACACAGGGGATAACAGCCTAAAAACCATACATGATGTGCATGCCGCTGGTATGGATGACCATATGACAAAACCTGCGGAGAAAGAGGTACTGCTCAATACCATCTTGCGCTGGGCGTAG